Below is a window of Pirellulales bacterium DNA.
CGCCATCGCCACCTGTAAGAAGCAGCACCGCAACTTCTTCGCCTTCCTGCTCGAATCGATTCGCGCTCAACTCCAAAACCAAACCGCCCCCAGACTGCTCCGCAGCTAAGGCCGTGAACGGTTACGCGATTTTAACTATCGCCACGCCGCGTGATCGCGCGGGCACGTTCGAGCCGCAATTGATCGGCAAGTACCAGCGGCGCATGCCGGACTTCGATAACAAGAGCTTATCGCTGTACGCCAAAGGCATGGCCACACGCGACACTAGGTGATCGTGCGCGAGTTGTACGGCGTGGATGTTTCGCCCACGTTGATCTCGGAAATCACGTCCGATCTGGACGCCGAAGTCACCACTTGGCGGATACCGCCGCTCGAGCCGGTGTGACCCATCGTCTAGCTGGACGGCATCGTGGTGCATACCCGCGGCAACACGGGGCGCTTCGAATAACGCACGGTTTACGTGGCCATTGGCGTGAATCTCGATGGCCACAAGAAGTTGTTGGTCTTGTGGCTGGGCGAGAACGAAGACACCAAGTTCTGGCTGGCGTGAGTTCAGAAAAAGGCTGTCAAAGCTGCCACTTCTCTGCTGGTTGACACAAGATTATTTACAGGCTCATTATCGCTGCGAAATCTTATTGGAGTTCATCTCCTCCATCACCTTGTCGATTTCGCGCTCTAGCTCCTCAGGTCCGTTTCGGTTGATGAAGATGTAGCGAATGACGCCTTTGGCGTCCAGTACGAGAATATATGGATAGTGCGGTACGTTATAGGTAGCGCGAATCGTTCCTTCCGCATTGTTACCGTCCCACCAGCACGGCCAGGTCATTCCCTTGGCCTTTCGAGTTTCTTGAGCCTTTTCTTTCGTATCGCGGCAGTCGACGCTGACCAGTGCAAATGGCTTTCCTTTCATCCGCTCGACGAGTTCTTTTTCGTGTTCTACCATTGCCATGCACGGTCCACACCAAGCGCCCCAGAACACCAAAACGGTAACTTTGCCGCGGCTGTCGCTTAGCTTCAGCGGATTGCCATCGATATCCAACCCGTCGATTTCCGGCGCTAGCTTGCCAATTTTCACATTGGCCATGTTTTGGACTCGAAGTAATTCCGAATGGGCCTTTTCCCCGATCGTGGACTGCTGATACGGCACCGCCGCGATGCTCGCAAAGTCGGACTTTACTTTGGCTAGATACTTCTCCGCTTCGGCTAGCAACGGCGCTTGTTTCGATTCGTCGTCGCTGTTGTTTGCGGCCAGTTGGCGATAATATGAACCAAGTGCAAAAGTCGCCATACCGCGCACCTGCTCGTCTTCGTGTTTCTCCGCGATTTGCTTGAGGAAGTTCACCTGGCCGGCCATCTCGGACTTGGGCATCGCCAGCCGCAAACATAACTCGCCAGCCTTGGGACTGCTCAGGACGCTCTTCGAGATTCTTTCCAGCAATTCGTCGCTGATCGGCGAACGCAGCTTCTCGATCAATAGCAAGACCGCATCCATGACCGCGGGATCGTCAGGATGTGCGACAATTGAATCTTCCAACTTTTTTGCGCTCTCGCTTTGATAGTTCGACAGTTTTCGCTGCAGCATCATCCAGTTGATTTGTGCAGCCTGCGTTTTTCGCATCTGCTCGGAAACTTCCGTCTCAATCTGCTGAACTTGGTCGGCTAGCGAATCGGCGGCGTTTTCGGCAGGTGGATTGGTAGCGTTGTCCTGCTGCACTTTGGGTGCATCGGCTGCCAGCAATGTTGTGCATACCATCATGCTGGCGCTCAAAGCAATGAACCATCGGATCGACATGGTTTCGGCTCCCGGTAAGAGGAATGTTTGCAGCACCTTGCCGCCCAATCAGGTACAGGACCGCGGGCCAGGTTGGCTGTTAAGCATAGATCGAATGCCGCGAAACTTCAATCGCTTGGCGGTCGATTCCTTGCTGCGATGCGAATGGCAAGGCAACGTAATCAGGTGTGCAGAGGCCAGCAAAAAACAATGAGCCGTAGAAGAGATTCGAAGGAAGTTGTGACGAATTTTGTTCCGCACGCGCCGAAATCTCGCGAAATTACTCGTAAGAAAGAGTGGTTCGCACCACAATGTTTACAACCTCGATCAATATGCTGTAATTTGCCATTGGAAAACGGTGCGCTCGACCAAATCATTTCAAACCGACGCCGAATGTGTTCCGCGTAGCTCTTTCAATAGAAACGCCAACGGCCGGCTATTGGCAGCCGGCCGTTGACAAGCGAGAATTTCGCCGGAATTTTTATCCGCCACGGGGGTCAGACCGCGGCGGGCTGAGCGGGAACACGGCGAATAGAGTCAAAACTTGTCCGCCTCGGGCCCTTTCCTGCGTGCTGTGTGCGGGTGGAGCAGTCGCAACAAGGCCCGATTGGCGGGTTGTTAGACCAATTCTTTACGGGCGCCAATCAGGGTCTTCAAGCGTTCGGCAAGCAAGGCCACGTCGAACGGCTTCTTGAAGGTCTCATTGATTGTCGAGCGGTCAAAACTGATCGAGTTGCCGTCGTCGGGCAACAAAGCAATCAGAATCACTTCGCCGTAATGTGGGTTGCGGCGGAGATTCTGGCAAATTTGCAGCGCTTCAACGCGACCGATCGAGAAATCGACTACGATGCAATCGGGATGAAAACTTTCGGCTTGAATGCCAGCTTCAAAACCACTGGCGGCCGTTGAAACCTTGAAAGACTTGTCGATCGGCAGGTTACGTTTCAGATTTTCGATGAGCACTTGATCTTGGCCGACGACCAGGACTTTCGCCATGGCCTCGTCTTCCAATTCGCCCAGGGGCATGCCGTGCTCTTTGAGGAACTTGATCAAGTATTCGCGGGGAATACGGCGGTCTTGCGAACCAGGAATCCGGTAGCCTCGGAGGCGTCCGGAGTCGAACCACTTGCTGACCGTGCGCGGGGCCACTTTACAGATCTTGGCCACCTGACCGGTTGTAAAAACCTTCATCGCAGGCTCTCCCTTTA
It encodes the following:
- a CDS encoding transposase; this translates as MNGYAILTIATPRDRAGTFEPQLIGKYQRRMPDFDNKSLSLYAKGMATRDTR
- a CDS encoding transposase, with product MAIGVNLDGHKKLLVLWLGENEDTKFWLA
- a CDS encoding TlpA family protein disulfide reductase, translated to MSIRWFIALSASMMVCTTLLAADAPKVQQDNATNPPAENAADSLADQVQQIETEVSEQMRKTQAAQINWMMLQRKLSNYQSESAKKLEDSIVAHPDDPAVMDAVLLLIEKLRSPISDELLERISKSVLSSPKAGELCLRLAMPKSEMAGQVNFLKQIAEKHEDEQVRGMATFALGSYYRQLAANNSDDESKQAPLLAEAEKYLAKVKSDFASIAAVPYQQSTIGEKAHSELLRVQNMANVKIGKLAPEIDGLDIDGNPLKLSDSRGKVTVLVFWGAWCGPCMAMVEHEKELVERMKGKPFALVSVDCRDTKEKAQETRKAKGMTWPCWWDGNNAEGTIRATYNVPHYPYILVLDAKGVIRYIFINRNGPEELEREIDKVMEEMNSNKISQR
- a CDS encoding response regulator → MKVFTTGQVAKICKVAPRTVSKWFDSGRLRGYRIPGSQDRRIPREYLIKFLKEHGMPLGELEDEAMAKVLVVGQDQVLIENLKRNLPIDKSFKVSTAASGFEAGIQAESFHPDCIVVDFSIGRVEALQICQNLRRNPHYGEVILIALLPDDGNSISFDRSTINETFKKPFDVALLAERLKTLIGARKELV